In Drosophila innubila isolate TH190305 chromosome 2R unlocalized genomic scaffold, UK_Dinn_1.0 1_C_2R, whole genome shotgun sequence, the following are encoded in one genomic region:
- the LOC117782960 gene encoding gamma-soluble NSF attachment protein-like: MSLAAKKIAEAEELVRTAEKSLKTSLLKWVPDYDSAADEYSKAATAYRIAKSFDKSKECFLKAIECHKNNKAWFHAAKCYEQIFLLAKETNTLTDVEEYASKACSLYQHHGSPEAAAAALDKAAKLTEQKHPELALRFYQQAVEVILIEDSTRQAAEICSKISRLLVKLKRYDEATTALKKEIGLNQQTESYGQIGRLVVALTLVQLARGDPVEAEKSFKEWGSCCEPEEVQTLSALLQAFDDEDPELAARMLHAPFIRHMDVEYAILSKNIPLPKGIEIQKKIDDANPNQMEEEEDDGEGLC, from the coding sequence ATGTCTCTGGCTGCTAAGAAAATTGCCGAGGCAGAGGAACTTGTCCGTACCGCGGAGAAGAGCCTGAAAACGTCCCTGTTGAAGTGGGTGCCCGACTACGACAGTGCGGCTGACGAATACTCGAAGGCGGCAACTGCATATCGAATAGCTAAATCGTTTGACAAAAGCAAGGAATGCTTTCTCAAGGCAATTGAGTgccacaagaacaacaaagcGTGGTTCCATGCCGCCAAGTGTTACGAGCAGATCTTCTTGTTGGCCAAGGAAACGAATACATTGACGGATGTGGAGGAATATGCCAGCAAGGCGTGCAGCTTGTACCAGCATCATGGATCGCccgaggcagcagcagcagcattggaCAAAGCGGCCAAATTGACGGAGCAAAAGCATCCGGAATTGGCACTACGCTTCTATCAGCAAGCAGTCGAGGTGATTCTTATCGAGGACTCGACACGCCAAGCAGCTGaaatttgctcaaaaatatCTAGATTGCTGGTGAAGCTCAAGCGTTATGATGAGGCGACAACTGCGCTTAAAAAAGAGATAGGCTTGAATCAGCAAACCGAATCGTATGGCCAAATCGGTCGTCTGGTTGTCGCACTTACACTCGTCCAGTTGGCCCGGGGCGACCCGGTGGAAGCGGAGAAATCATTCAAGGAATGGGGCAGCTGTTGTGAACCCGAGGAAGTGCAAACATTGAGTGCATTACTGCAAGCCTTTGACGATGAGGATCCGGAGCTGGCTGCCAGAATGCTGCATGCTCCATTCATTCGACACATGGATGTGGAATATGCGATTCTATCCAAGAACATTCCATTGCCAAAAGGCAttgaaatccaaaaaaaaattgacgaTGCCAATCCTAACCagatggaggaggaggaggacgaTGGCGAGGGCTTGTGTTGA
- the LOC117782959 gene encoding tRNA pseudouridine(38/39) synthase, with amino-acid sequence MSRKVVINKRLKGLSREALEQLSKTELIDKIVQLEAYNFQLKNLLQKKLSESDKNNAEYKTLLLEEDGERVPTPDAMLVEDKPTSKRDKQRKFDWSSAHKRHVLLKIVYFGWDYQGFACQEDSNDTIESFLFRALLRTCLIESRATSNYHRCGRTDKEVSAFCQVISIDLRSKFASDVQMDAESLAAEIDYCSLLNRVLPKNIQCVSWMPLRSPVYSARFDCIARTYRYYFPKGDLDIEAMRAACQLLVNHGDFRNFCKMDVHNGVTNYMRNLQVAQIKPCEHTELQRDPDSGYAMYYLEIQANAFLWHQIRCIMAVLLLVGQRHEQPSIITELLDVAKNPCKPQYTPAIGLPLNLFHCDFRAHTTRRTNPSYSANAAEIDNDDDVDLSTMETDIDETAATEPDLTDWVYSEENLQKLIENVQGEWTQFSVKCSMIRNVLMQLEEMLSLQFKPQKMSAQVFMLQDSVKPRQYQPLLQRKRCESLENRIDHFVKKQRLIVKGDKAESEETKQNDKNEA; translated from the exons ATGAGCAGGAAAGTGGTGATTAATAAACGTTTAAAGGGCCTGTCACGTGAGGCGCTAGAGCAACTGAGTAAAACCGAGCTAATTGATAAAATTGTGCAGCTCGAGGCGTAcaattttcaactaaaaaatCTGCTGCAGAAAAAGCTGTCGGAGAGCGACAAAAACAATGCTGAATACAAAACATTGTTGCTGGAGGAGGACGGGGAGAGAGTACCAACGCCGGATGCGATGCTAGTAGAAGATAAACCTACTAGCAAACGGGATAAGCAACGTAAGTTTGATTGGTCCAG TGCACACAAGCGTCATGTGCTGCTCAAGATCGTCTACTTTGGCTGGGATTATCAGGGTTTTGCCTGTCAGGAGGACTCCAACGACACTATTG AATCCTTCTTGTTTCGCGCTCTCTTGCGTACCTGCTTGATTGAATCCCGCGCCACCTCCAATTACCATCGCTGCGGTCGCACGGACAAGGAAGTGAGCGCCTTTTGCCAAGTGATATCCATTGATTTGCGTAGCAAGTTTGCATCTGATGTCCAAATGGATGCGGAGTCGTTGGCGGCTGAAATTGACTATTGCAGTTTGCTGAATCGTGTGCTGCCCAAGAACATCCAATGTGTGTCCTGGATGCCACTGCGTAGTCCAGTTTATAGTGCACGCTTCGACTGCATTGCACGAACCTATCGCTACTATTTTCCAAAGGGAGATCTGGACATTGAAGCTATGCGAGCTGCTTGTCAATTACTTGTGAATCATGGAGATTTTCGAAACTTTTGTAAAATGGATGTACACAATGGTGTTACAAATTATATGCGAAATCTGCAGGTTGCCCAGATAAAACCATGCGAACATACCGAACTGCAGAGGGATCCGGATTCTG GTTATGCAATGTACTATTTGGAGATACAGGCGAACGCATTTCTTTGGCATCAGATACGCTGCATCATGGCCGTGTTGTTGCTCGTTGGACAGAGGCATGAGCAGCCTAGCATTATTACAGAGTTACTAGATGTCGCCAAAAATCCTTGCAAGCCGCAGTATACACCTGCCATTGGCTTGCCCTTAAATCTATTCCATTGTGATTTCCGTGCTCATACCACGCGTCGCACAAATCCATCATATTCAGCGAATGCCGCTGAaattgataatgatgatgatgtggatTTATCCACAATGGAAACGGACATTGACGAGACAGCTGCTACTGAGCCCGACCTAACCGATTGGGTTTACAGCGAGGAGAATCTGCAGAAGCTCATCGAGAACGTGCAGGGTGAATGGACACAATTTAGCGTAAAGTGCAGCATGATACGAAATGTCCTGATGCAGCTGGAGGAGATGCTTTCGCTCCAGTTCAAGCCACAAAAGATGAGTGCCCAGGTGTTTATGCTGCAGGATTCGGTCAAACCACGTCAGTATCAGCCGCTCCTCCAGCGCAAGCGTTGCG AGAGCCTAGAGAACCGCATAGATCATTTCGTGAAGAAACAAAGACTGATAGTAAAAGGCGACAAAGCAGAATCGGAGGAGACTAAACagaatgataaaaatgaagcctga
- the LOC117782897 gene encoding uncharacterized protein LOC117782897, protein MLEGWYCRSLANQKTPTDNNTEREQLESDDELQSKPSGTVSGAAPAASSSASTGTANVNVDYKERYRNLKRKLKFLIYENEYFQDLLHTNQRRLLKVSRDRSFLIDRLLLYEKPAKDSSDSDATDSSNSDAEPATSSGVQVHNTLDSSKEAAAQRKKHKDPKLALPGTHPAAVGGATRGRKRKVMSGGIIQHQSAGKKQLMTTATATVSPSLLQQQQQLQHLSARDATSSLSTAEITRQLQERRPTPIELMSPECASATVPATMLSDESPSKLYPNESLQHLMEDDSPCHVAAEECVPMVYTN, encoded by the exons ATGCTGGAGGGATGGTATTGTCGCTCTCTGGCCAACCAGAAGACCCCGACTGACAATAACACGGAACGAGAGCAGCTAGAAAGTGACGATGAATTACAATCCAAGCCATCTGGCACAGTTTCTGGAGCAGCACCAGCTGCCTCTAGCTCAGCATCCACAGGCACAGCAAATGTCAACGTGGACTACAAGGAGCGTTACAGGAATTTAAAGCGCAAACTGAAATTCCTTATCTAT GAAAACGAGTACTTTCAGGATTTGCTGCATACAAACCAACGACGCTTACTAAAGGTTTCCCGCGATCGATCGTTCCTAATTGATCGTCTCTTGTTATATGAGAAACCAGCCAAAGACTCCAGTGACAGCGATGCCACTGATAGCTCCAACTCGGACGCGGAACCCGCGACTTCGTCGGGGGTCCAAGTACACAACACACTCGATTCTTCAAAGGAGGCTGCTGCACAGCGGAAGAAGCACAAGGATCCAAAGTTGGCTCTACCTGGAACACATCCTGCTGCCGTGGGCGGGGCAACACGTGGACGTAAGCGTAAAGTTATGTCCGGTGGAATTATTCAACATCAGTCGGCGGGCAAGAAGCAGCTGATGACAACGGCTACGGCAACGGTATCGCCCTcattgctgcaacaacaacaacaactacagcatcTGAGTGCTAGGGATGCAACTAGTTCCCTAAGCACCGCGGAAATAACACGTCAATTACAGGAACGTCGTCCCACCCCCATAGAGCTAATGAGTCCGGAGTGTGCCTCCGCCACAGTTCCCGCTACGATGCTCAGCGATGAGAGTCCGTCCAAACT TTATCCAAACGAGAGCTTGCAACATTTAATGGAGGATGATTCGCCTTGTCATGTGGCAGCCGAGGAATGCGTTCCCATGGTGTACACCAATTGA
- the LOC117782899 gene encoding U7 snRNA-associated Sm-like protein LSm11, producing MSDTAEKDETNAPEELDVGSERFNPLRALYAADYKVTDKTPKVLYQNIAAFESALTKVGVWELNKKQKQSSNEVAVKKTPSTASSVDQVASTRRFEPHQMAIASTTKAKHHRNLHTHMASAEGPLALLQSYLPPNTQTRVRVYLRKEHGVGGTIEGELVAFDKQWNLLLKNAVEIWQRRKYKYGEQKIHGTAASEECSARLLQLGISLPVVHVKSLSRKNVQLRREIPQLMVRGENVVLISCISNSKD from the coding sequence ATGAGCGATACGGCTGAAAAGGACGAAACGAATGCGCCGGAGGAACTGGATGTGGGGAGTGAACGTTTCAATCCACTACGTGCGCTATATGCCGCCGATTACAAGGTTACTGATAAGACGCCAAAAGTGCTGTATCAAAACATAGCTGCGTTTGAAAGTGCGCTTACAAAAGTTGGTGTTTGggaactaaacaaaaaacagaaacaaagcAGCAATGAAGTCGCAGTTAAGAAGACACCTTCCACAGCCTCGTCAGTTGACCAGGTTGCGAGTACTCGACGATTCGAGCCACATCAGATGGCTATAGCAAGCACCACGAAGGCAAAACACCATCGCAatcttcacacacacatggccaGTGCGGAAGGACCTTTGGCTTTGTTGCAGAGTTACTTGCCACCCAATACACAAACACGGGTACGGGTCTACCTGCGGAAAGAGCACGGCGTTGGCGGCACCATCGAAGGTGAACTTGTGGCCTTTGACAAACAATGGAATCTGTTGCTGAAGAACGCAGTTGAGATTTGGCAGCGTCGGAAGTACAAGTATGGTGAACAGAAGATCCATGGCACTGCCGCATCAGAAGAATGCAGTGCACGGCTTCTTCAGTTGGGTATTTCTCTGCCCGTTGTGCACGTGAAGAGTCTAAGCCGGAAGAATGTGCAGCTGCGACGCGAAATCCCACAGCTGATGGTCCGCGGCGAGAATGTTGTCTTAATAAGTTGTATTAGCAATTCAAAagactaa